The following nucleotide sequence is from Futiania mangrovi.
ACGGGTGGGGCTGCCTCTGGCGGCATCGCGGAAAACGCCCAGATGTTCAGGGATCTCATGGAGGGCGCGCCCGTTGCGGGGACGGGCGGGGAACCGGTGCGGGATATTTCGGGTTGGCCGACGCCGCCCGAAGGGCTGCCGGACAGCAAGCCGGAAGGCTCCGTCGACACGGGACCGAATCCGGGCGGCCTCCCGAGCGATACCATTCCGGTGATCCCGAGCGATACGGTACCGGTCCCGCCGGGCGCCACGATCTGATCTGCTTTCGTGCATCGGGGCGGGGTGGCTCGGCCACCGTGCCCGGAGCATGTCTGCACGCCTGTGCAGAATCCCGACACGCGCATCTCCTGGGCCGGGCGGCCGTGAACAGACCGCGCAGAATGTTCAGCAACGACCTCAACAGGAGATGTGAGTTATGTCTGTGATCGATTTTGGAGGTGTGTCCGGTGCAGAGGCCTTCGGGCCTGCGGAGGGCGCTCCGGCGCCGGCCGAATTCCAGAGCGCGCTCCTCACCGGGAGCAATCCGACCGATGAGAATGGCACCGACGAGAACGGCGACGGCGTGATCATCACCGATCCGAGCGTTCCGGCGCCGTGGCCGTGCGATTACGACGACGGTTCCAACCCGGCGTGCGGCTGAGGCCCGCATCGCGCCCCGGCCCCGGGCAGCGTGTCCGGGCCATGCGCATGTGAGCCGCCAGCGGCGGCGCTTGAGAGAAGACGAAAGGGGCGGCTTCGGCCGCCCCTTTTGCGTCAATCTGAGACATTTTGTGCTTGCATATGTCAACCCTCTGTATATGCTTTCCTTCATCAGGGCCGATAGCTGAGCCTCCCAAGGCTGTGAACAGACCCTCTGGCCCGATCTTTTGGTCTGTGGCTTTCGCGGTGACGCCGCGAGTTGCTTGGGAGGTTGAATCATGTCTCATCGCAGTGCGCATTCCGTTCTCTTCGCCGCCGATGGCGCGGACGACATCGCGTTCCGTCCCGTTCGGGCCGCTTGCCAGGTGGTCATTTTCGGCAAGATCGCCGATGCCGTGACCGGCGGCGGCGACGGCGGGGGCCTGCTCGGCGGCATCATGGGCGGCGGCGGCCCGCTCGGTGGCCTTGTCGATGCCGGTCTCGGCGCGCTCGGCCTCGAGGAGTTTGCGCCCTTCGTCGGGATCGGCGTCAATCTGCTGAGCGGCAACTATCTCGGCGCGGCGCAGGGCCTCGCGGGTACCTTCGGCGCTCCGGACGCCGTGAACGACATGCTGGGCGGCACTGGGCCGTTCGCCGGCCTGTTCAACGGCGAGGGTTTTGACCCGTTCGCTGCGCTCACGTCCCTCAAGGGTCTCGGCGGCGGGGTCGGCGAGGCGGCCGACCTGGCGCTGACCTTCGGCGAAACGCTGAAGGACGGTTTCCAGCGCGAGGACCTCGCGGCGCTGGAGCCCTTCCTCCAATCGGTGAACCCCGATGTGGCGAACGCCGCGCAGGGCGTGATCGGCGCGCTGAACGGCGGTGACCTGGAAGGGGCGTTCAACGCCCTGCAGTTCGGCCTCTCCGGTGTCGAGGGCGTGGGGCAGACCCTGGCCTTCGTCGGCACGGTGGCCGGCGGCAACATCGACGCCAGCCAGCTGACGGACTTCAGCGGACTTCCGAACCTGATCATGAACCTGACCGGCGGCAATTCGTAAGCACGCCGATTTGCGCCGGGGCCGGGTGGGCCGGCCCCCATGCGCACAACCGTCCTGGAACATTGGGGCAAGATGTTCTGGCAGTCTTTCGCAGCACCCCGGCGGTTGGCCCCGCCGGGGTGTCCTGCTTTTCGCGGCCGGTTCAGTTGATGCCGAGGATCGCCTTGGCCTTGGCGAGCGTGTCGACCGAGGCCTGGTGATTGCCGGCCTTGTGCTGCTGCTCGCCCTCGGCGCGCAGTTCTTTCACTTCCGCCATCTGCGCGTCGGACAGGTTGGCGGTCTTCAGCGCCTCGTCGATCTGCGCCATGTGCTTCGGGCAACTGGACGCGAACGCCGGCCCGGCGAAGAGGGCGAGCACGGCGGCGGTTGCGAGGGTCTTCTTCATCACAAATCCTCCCGATCAAGTGGATTTCGGATCTGCCGCGACCCGGGTCGGTGCCGGGCGCAGACAGACACATAGACCGCAGCAAGCAGCTGTTTAGTCCCTGGCGCGAAAGATTGAGGCTTGAACGCCACGGCTTCTTGCGTTTTATTTCCTCCCTGAGTTCGAGCGTAACGGAAACCATGACCCAGTTCGCGACCATCGATGCGGCGACCGCCGGGCAGCAGGATCTGCGCCCCGGTGCGGTGCTGTGCGGTCGCGGTGCGGCGCCGCTCGGCCTTCTTCTTCTCCTTATCTGCCCCTGAGCGTTGGCATGGCGCCGCGGGCGCCGGACGCTTGGGGGGGAAAAGCCGGAGCGCAAGGCCCGGAACACACTCATTGTGACCCGATTTTCCGACAAGGACTGCCGAGATGACACCGCAAGAGATCAACGATTCCAACTACGTCCGCATCTTCGACACGACGCTGCGCGACGGCGAGCAGAGCCCCGGCGCCTCCATGACGCTGGCCGAGAAGCTGAAGGTCGCAGAAGTTCTCGACGACATGGGCGTCGATGTGATCGAGGCGGGCTTCCCCATCGCCTCGAACGGCGACTTCGAGGCCGTGCGCGAGGTTGCCAAGCTGATGAAGCGCTCGACCGTGGCGGGCCTCTGCCGTGCCTCCAAGGTCGACATCGACCGCGCCTGGGAAGCGCTGCGCCACGCGAAGAGCCCGCGCATCCACACCTTCATCTCCACCTCGCCGCTGCACATGAAGGTCAAGCTGCAGATGGACCCCGAAGACGTGGTGGCCGCGATCCACGAGAGCGTGTCGCACGCCAGGCGCTATTGCGAGGACGTGGAATGGTCGGCCGAGGACGGCACGCGCACCGAGCCCGATTTCCTGTGCCGCATCGTCGAGACAGCGATCGCGGCCGGCGCCACGACCATCAACATCCCGGACACGGTCGGATACACGACGCCGGACGAGTATTTCGACATGTTCCGCATGGTCCGCGAGCGGGTGCCGAACGCCGACAAGGCGGTCTTCTCGGCCCATTGCCACAACGACCTTGGTCTGGCGGTCGCGAACTCGCTGGCGGCGGTGCGCGCCGGCGTGCGCCAGATCGAGTGCACGATCAACGGCCTGGGCGAGCGGGCGGGCAACGCCGCGATGGAGGAGATCGTCATGGCGCTGCGCGTGCGCCATGACGCCATGCCCTATGAGACCGGCATCGATTCCACCTATCTGACGCGGGCCTCCAAGCTCGTCTCGCAGGTGTCGGGGTTCCCCGTGCAGTACAACAAGGCGATCGTCGGCAAGAACGCCTTCGCGCACGAGAGCGGCATCCACCAGGACGGGATGCTGAAGGACGCCCAGACCTACGAGATCATGACCCCGGAATCGGTCGGCCTGAACAAGTCGAACCTGGTGATGGGAAAGCATTCCGGCCGTCACGCCTTCAAGGAGAAGCTGAAGGACCTGGGCTACGCGCTGGGCGACAATGCCTTCCAGGAGGCGTTCTCCCGCTTCAAGGACCTCGCCGACCGCAAGAAGAACGTCTACGACGAGGACATCGTGGCACTGGTCGACGACGAGCTGAACCGGGCCGGCGACCGCATCCGCGTGAAGTCGCTGCGCATCGCGTGCGGCACCGACGTGGTGCAGACCGCCGACCTGACGCTGGAAATCGACGGCAAGGTGTCTTCGGCCTCCATGTCCGGAGACGGCCCGGTGGACGCGATCTTCAAGGCGATCAAGAAGCTGACGGGCGAGTATCCGCACCTGGCGCTCTACCAGGTGCACGCGGTCACGGGCGGCACGGACGCGCAAGCCGAGGTCTCGGTGCGGCTGGAGGACGAGGGCCACGTCGCCTCCGGCCAGGGCGCCGACACCGACACGCTGGTCGCGTCGGCCAAGGCTTATGTCAACGCACTCAACCGGCTGATCGTCCGCCGCGAGAAGAGCGCACCGCAGGGGCTGCAGGCCTCGGCCTGATCCAGGCGCCCCCGATTCGCACCGAAGGGGCCGGCGGAATCCATCCGCCGGCCCCTTCTGCTGCGCTTCTTCGTTAAAAAATTCTGCCGGAACAACGCAGATGGTGGAGAATCGTTAACCCTGCCGCGTTACACCTTTCTCACCATCAGCCGGAGGGCTATAAAGGGAGCAGGGTGCTCGTGTCCGGTGTAATTGCCCCAACATGGCCGCCGGCGGCGCCGCAACGCATGCACGGGAAAGAATTTTCATGCTGGCTGGCCTCTTCGGCATGTTCTCATCGGACATGGCCATCGATCTCGGGACGGCGAACACGCTCGTCTATGTGAAAGGCCGGGGCATCGTCCTCAACGAGCCCTCCGTCGTCGCCATCAAGGAAGTGGGCGGCAAGAAGCAGGTTCTCGCCGTGGGCGAGGAAGCCAAGCTGATGCTTGGCCGCACCCCAGGAAACATCCAGGCGATCCGGCCGATGCGCGATGGCGTCATCGCCGACTTCGAGGTCGCCGAGGAGATGATCAAGCACTTCATCAAGAAGGTGCACAAGCGCGCCTCCTTCGCCTATCCGCGCGTGGTGATCTGCGTGCCGTCTGGTTCCACCGCCGTTGAGCGGAAGGCGATCAAGGAATCGGCGGAGCTTGCGGGTTCGCGCCGCGTCGGCCTGATCGAGGAGCCGATGGCCGCCGCTATCGGCGCCGGACTGCCGGTGACGGAGCCGACGGGCTCCATGGTCGTCGACATCGGCGGCGGCACGACGGAGGTCGCGGTGATCTCGCTCGGCGGCATCGTCTACAAGCGGTCGGTGCGGATCGGCGGCGACAAGATGGACGAGGCGATCATCGCCTTCATCCGCCGCGCCCATAACCTGCTGATCGGGGAGGCGAGCGCGGAGCGGATCAAGAAACAGATCGGCTCGGCGCGCCAGCCGCAGGATGGCGAAGGTCCGCACATGGAGATCAAGGGCCGCGACCTGATGAACGGCGTGCCCAAGGAGATCTCCGTCTCGCGCGCCCAGATCGCCGAGGCGATCGCGGAGCCGGTGAGCCAGATCGTCGAGGCGGTGAAACTCGCGCTCGAGGCAACCCCGCCGGAACTTGCAGCCGATATCGTCGACAAGGGCATCATGCTGACGGGCGGCGGCGCGCTGCTCGACTCCATCGACGTGGTGATCCGCGAGGCGACGGGCCTGCCCGTGACCATCGCGGAGGAGCCGCTGTCCTGTGTCGCCCTCGGCACGGGCAAGGCGCTCGAGCACAAGAGCGCGCTCAACCAGCTTCTGGCAGAGGTCTGACCTCGAAGGTCTGAAGGAAGGGGGAGCGAACCGGCATGGCGGAACCGCGGCTCCAGTTCCGGCGCGGCGCGCGCCAGTCCGTTGCCGGCCCCGCCGGCCGCGGGCTGGCGATCTTCCTCGTGCTCGCCGTGGCGCTGTTCGCGGCGGAGCGGACGCGAGTCGTCTCGACCGCCGGTCTGCGGGCCGCCGTGGACG
It contains:
- a CDS encoding 2-isopropylmalate synthase produces the protein MTPQEINDSNYVRIFDTTLRDGEQSPGASMTLAEKLKVAEVLDDMGVDVIEAGFPIASNGDFEAVREVAKLMKRSTVAGLCRASKVDIDRAWEALRHAKSPRIHTFISTSPLHMKVKLQMDPEDVVAAIHESVSHARRYCEDVEWSAEDGTRTEPDFLCRIVETAIAAGATTINIPDTVGYTTPDEYFDMFRMVRERVPNADKAVFSAHCHNDLGLAVANSLAAVRAGVRQIECTINGLGERAGNAAMEEIVMALRVRHDAMPYETGIDSTYLTRASKLVSQVSGFPVQYNKAIVGKNAFAHESGIHQDGMLKDAQTYEIMTPESVGLNKSNLVMGKHSGRHAFKEKLKDLGYALGDNAFQEAFSRFKDLADRKKNVYDEDIVALVDDELNRAGDRIRVKSLRIACGTDVVQTADLTLEIDGKVSSASMSGDGPVDAIFKAIKKLTGEYPHLALYQVHAVTGGTDAQAEVSVRLEDEGHVASGQGADTDTLVASAKAYVNALNRLIVRREKSAPQGLQASA
- a CDS encoding rod shape-determining protein, whose translation is MLAGLFGMFSSDMAIDLGTANTLVYVKGRGIVLNEPSVVAIKEVGGKKQVLAVGEEAKLMLGRTPGNIQAIRPMRDGVIADFEVAEEMIKHFIKKVHKRASFAYPRVVICVPSGSTAVERKAIKESAELAGSRRVGLIEEPMAAAIGAGLPVTEPTGSMVVDIGGGTTEVAVISLGGIVYKRSVRIGGDKMDEAIIAFIRRAHNLLIGEASAERIKKQIGSARQPQDGEGPHMEIKGRDLMNGVPKEISVSRAQIAEAIAEPVSQIVEAVKLALEATPPELAADIVDKGIMLTGGGALLDSIDVVIREATGLPVTIAEEPLSCVALGTGKALEHKSALNQLLAEV